The Phytohabitans houttuyneae genome has a segment encoding these proteins:
- a CDS encoding universal stress protein, which produces MTHEFELGTDGPAVLVVGVDGSTTSMRAGAYAAGLARRQRSRLVVVYVSRPGAFVGLAPGAAAVARQADHEFAEDLRRQVEEAAVSTGVRATFQEVYGDPYSELVRVATEVNADGVIVGASMRAGHRFAGSLAIRLVKSGRWPVTVVP; this is translated from the coding sequence GTGACGCACGAGTTCGAGCTCGGGACGGACGGTCCCGCGGTGCTCGTCGTGGGCGTCGACGGCTCGACCACGTCGATGCGCGCCGGTGCGTACGCGGCCGGCCTGGCCCGCCGCCAGCGCTCCCGCCTCGTCGTCGTGTACGTCTCCCGCCCCGGCGCCTTCGTCGGCCTCGCGCCCGGCGCGGCGGCGGTGGCGCGGCAGGCCGACCACGAGTTCGCCGAGGACCTGCGCCGGCAGGTCGAGGAGGCGGCCGTGTCGACCGGCGTGCGCGCCACCTTCCAGGAGGTCTACGGCGACCCCTACTCAGAACTGGTCCGCGTCGCCACCGAGGTGAACGCCGACGGCGTCATCGTCGGCGCCTCGATGCGCGCCGGCCACCGGTTCGCCGGCTCCCTGGCCATCCGCCTGGTCAAGTCCGGCCGCTGGCCGGTGACGGTAGTCCCCTGA
- a CDS encoding sulfatase family protein: MNRASWRVRGGAALAVLLAGVAGLVLVRPGVAAAPSRPNILLLVLDDARTGATGVMSKTEDWLRRGGTYLPNTVATTPSCCPSRASLLSGRFTHNHGVNQQDAIGRYDHERTLQHDLKAAGYGTAAVGKLFNRWPLAQRPPGFDRWALTHGGYDGAWFGVEGKSRRVGYSTTFIGEQVNRYLDDFEADDTRPWFMYAGFTAPHSPYTPEDKYAGREFPWDGNPATRETDRRDKPSWVRKYSISFEEGTATRAAQLRTLLSVDDAVESVRQHLSARGELDNTLVMLVSDNGKAWGEHGLPSKFTPYRESVNVPVYLWWPGHVPAREDTRLAALVDVAPTLLAAAGLRPSYELDGRSLLGPARERVLLEYWRDKANGSFPTWASLLSWGRYQYTEYFDGEGRRTEREYYDLAADPWQLTNLLGDRDPANDPALTPLADALAAQRRCAGSGCF, from the coding sequence GTGAATCGCGCATCGTGGCGCGTCCGCGGCGGCGCGGCACTGGCCGTGCTGCTCGCGGGCGTCGCGGGTCTTGTCCTGGTCCGTCCCGGGGTCGCGGCGGCGCCGTCGCGGCCCAACATCCTGCTGCTCGTCCTCGACGACGCGCGCACCGGCGCGACCGGCGTGATGTCCAAGACGGAGGACTGGCTGCGGCGCGGCGGCACCTATCTGCCCAACACGGTCGCCACCACGCCGAGCTGCTGCCCCAGCCGCGCCTCGCTGCTCAGCGGCCGCTTCACGCACAACCACGGGGTCAACCAGCAGGACGCGATCGGCCGCTACGACCACGAGCGCACGCTGCAGCACGACCTCAAGGCCGCCGGCTACGGGACCGCCGCGGTGGGCAAGCTCTTCAACCGCTGGCCGCTGGCGCAACGGCCGCCGGGCTTCGACCGCTGGGCGCTGACCCATGGGGGGTACGACGGCGCGTGGTTCGGCGTCGAGGGCAAGAGCCGGCGGGTGGGGTACTCGACGACGTTCATCGGTGAGCAGGTCAACCGGTACCTGGATGATTTCGAGGCCGATGACACGCGACCGTGGTTCATGTACGCGGGCTTCACCGCGCCGCACTCGCCCTACACGCCGGAGGACAAGTACGCGGGGCGCGAGTTTCCGTGGGACGGCAACCCCGCGACCCGGGAGACCGACCGGCGGGACAAGCCGTCGTGGGTGCGCAAGTACTCGATCAGCTTCGAGGAGGGCACCGCCACGCGGGCGGCCCAGCTGCGCACGTTGCTGTCGGTGGACGATGCGGTGGAGTCGGTGCGGCAGCACCTGTCCGCGCGCGGCGAGCTCGACAACACGCTGGTCATGCTGGTCTCGGACAACGGCAAGGCGTGGGGCGAGCACGGGCTGCCGAGCAAGTTCACGCCGTACCGCGAGTCGGTCAACGTGCCCGTGTACCTGTGGTGGCCCGGCCACGTCCCGGCCCGCGAGGACACCCGGCTCGCCGCCCTCGTCGACGTCGCGCCGACACTGCTCGCGGCCGCCGGCCTGCGCCCGAGCTACGAGCTGGACGGCCGGTCGCTGCTCGGCCCGGCGCGGGAGCGGGTGCTGCTGGAGTACTGGCGCGACAAGGCGAACGGCAGCTTCCCGACCTGGGCGTCACTGCTGTCGTGGGGCCGCTACCAGTACACCGAGTACTTCGACGGCGAGGGGCGGCGCACGGAGCGCGAGTACTACGACCTCGCCGCCGACCCGTGGCAGCTGACCAACCTGCTCGGCGACCGCGACCCAGCGAACGACCCGGCGCTCACTCCGCTGGCGGACGCGCTGGCCGCGCAGCGGCGGTGCGCCGGGTCGGGCTGCTTCTAG
- a CDS encoding MFS transporter, which yields MIQYAMVSASLWRDRDFTLFWVVQTLSVAGDSFSYVAIPLLVLRGTGSVSQMGLLTGLAAAATILTGVFAGALADRVDRRLLLIVCDVARAALYALIPILWIFSPQIWILYAIVPLGAGFAMIFRVTYVAALPNLVNPERITEANARLSATYAAAAVGGPVLAGVLSGLHGPTAAIAVDAITFAVSAVGLCFVRLRVRVPAGEPRQPDGMSWRDLVVGVRFLWRHPVLRALTMLLWFLTFLTLGLTDIIVYYVGHELSRPDTTVGYVLATAAAGTILAAFVVAPARRSWGFGACWLGSYALCGLAIAGIGMTRSVPVVAALATTVVFGIGVAGICSMSLRQEVTPDHMLGRVTSSFWTIHSALGPLGAAVLTASAATYGVPATTLVSGVACLLVAVVGTLTPIRQARPERLAVEVP from the coding sequence GTGATCCAATACGCCATGGTCTCCGCGTCGCTGTGGCGAGACCGCGACTTCACGCTGTTCTGGGTGGTGCAGACGCTGTCCGTCGCGGGCGACTCGTTCTCCTATGTGGCGATTCCTCTCCTTGTGCTGCGCGGCACCGGCTCGGTATCGCAGATGGGTCTGCTCACCGGCCTCGCCGCTGCCGCCACGATCCTCACCGGCGTGTTCGCCGGTGCGCTCGCCGACCGGGTCGACCGGCGCCTGTTGCTGATCGTCTGCGACGTCGCGCGCGCCGCCCTGTACGCGCTGATCCCGATCCTCTGGATCTTCTCGCCGCAGATCTGGATCCTGTACGCGATCGTCCCGCTCGGCGCCGGGTTCGCGATGATCTTCCGGGTCACGTACGTGGCCGCCCTCCCCAACCTGGTCAACCCGGAACGGATCACCGAGGCCAACGCCCGCCTCTCCGCCACCTACGCCGCCGCGGCGGTGGGCGGCCCGGTGCTCGCCGGCGTCCTGTCCGGCCTGCACGGCCCGACGGCCGCGATCGCCGTCGACGCGATCACCTTCGCCGTGTCGGCGGTCGGGCTCTGTTTCGTCCGCCTCCGGGTGCGCGTCCCGGCCGGCGAGCCCCGCCAGCCGGACGGCATGTCCTGGCGCGACCTCGTGGTGGGCGTCCGCTTCCTGTGGCGGCACCCGGTGCTGCGGGCGCTGACCATGCTGCTGTGGTTTCTGACGTTCCTGACGCTGGGACTGACCGACATCATCGTGTATTACGTGGGTCACGAGCTGAGCCGCCCGGACACCACGGTCGGGTACGTGCTTGCCACCGCCGCGGCCGGCACGATCCTCGCCGCGTTCGTGGTGGCACCGGCCCGCCGCTCGTGGGGCTTCGGCGCCTGCTGGCTCGGCTCGTACGCCCTCTGCGGCCTCGCCATCGCCGGCATCGGCATGACCCGCAGCGTCCCGGTGGTGGCCGCCCTGGCCACGACCGTCGTGTTCGGCATCGGCGTCGCCGGCATCTGCTCGATGTCGCTGCGCCAGGAGGTCACGCCGGACCACATGCTGGGGCGCGTCACGTCGTCGTTCTGGACGATCCACTCGGCGCTGGGCCCGCTCGGCGCGGCCGTGCTCACCGCCTCCGCCGCCACCTACGGCGTGCCGGCCACCACCCTCGTGTCAGGCGTGGCGTGCCTGCTGGTGGCCGTGGTCGGCACGCTCACCCCGATCCGGCAGGCACGCCCGGAGCGCCTCGCCGTCGAGGTGCCGTAG
- a CDS encoding acyltransferase, producing MKTGPLDYVLSGACVTVLLCLATGTAWAVSTNGPWQHSPYRVLLGTAAFLLAYGLFTALLLAMVRRFSPYPVGEYPMVSRQFTYWKLCAVLSDLAHKALRPFTTVFTKPLLYAVFGARVGAQAAFGGDAEDLPLVDFGPRSTLGHGSVVTAHLITGDRVVFAPVRIGAYAVVGVHSVVLPGVTLGEHAVLAPNSVATMGTVIPDDELWGGNPARPIGRAAQR from the coding sequence ATGAAGACCGGACCGCTCGACTACGTCCTCAGTGGAGCCTGCGTCACCGTGCTGCTGTGCCTGGCCACCGGCACGGCGTGGGCGGTCTCCACGAACGGTCCCTGGCAGCACAGCCCGTACCGCGTCCTGCTCGGCACCGCGGCGTTCCTGCTCGCCTACGGCCTGTTCACGGCGCTGCTGCTCGCGATGGTCCGGCGGTTCTCGCCCTACCCCGTCGGCGAGTACCCGATGGTGTCGCGCCAGTTCACGTACTGGAAGCTCTGCGCGGTCCTCTCCGACCTGGCGCACAAGGCGCTGCGCCCGTTCACCACGGTGTTCACCAAGCCGTTGCTGTACGCGGTCTTCGGCGCCCGGGTGGGCGCGCAGGCCGCGTTCGGCGGTGACGCCGAGGACCTGCCGCTTGTCGACTTCGGCCCGCGCAGCACGCTCGGCCACGGCTCGGTGGTGACCGCCCACCTGATCACCGGCGACCGGGTCGTGTTCGCGCCGGTGCGCATCGGGGCGTACGCGGTCGTCGGCGTGCACTCGGTCGTGCTGCCCGGCGTGACGCTCGGCGAGCACGCGGTGCTGGCCCCCAACTCGGTCGCGACGATGGGCACGGTGATCCCGGACGACGAGCTGTGGGGAGGCAACCCGGCCCGGCCGATCGGGCGCGCCGCGCAGCGGTGA
- a CDS encoding MFS transporter — protein sequence MTRRLHPAWLAAGVALVALVGAAGFRATPAVMLHPLHEEFRWPLATISAAVSVNLILYGLTAPFAAALMEKFGMRRVVSGALLLVAAGSGLTVFMNASWQLILCWGVLVGLGTGSMALAFVATVTGRWFVKRRGLVTGVLTAGGAAGQLVFLPLLATVVEKSGWRTAALIVAAAALAVVPLVVWRLRDHPSDLGVSAYGAAPDDPPPPPMTGGAAARALGALRAAAKTRPFWLLAGGFAICGATTNGLVGTHFIPAAHDHGMSETTAASLLALVGLFDIAGTIASGWLTDRVDSRVLLGAYYALRGGSLLVLPTLFAETVGPSMLVFIIFYGLDWVATVPPTVALCREYFGASGPVVFGWVFASHQFGAAIAATGAGLVRDQLGTYALAWYIAGALSIGAAVLSLLLRRGGRAVPVAIEPPAPKIPVGWRLRPAED from the coding sequence GTGACCCGTCGCCTCCACCCCGCCTGGCTCGCGGCCGGCGTGGCCCTCGTCGCGCTCGTCGGCGCCGCCGGCTTCCGCGCCACCCCGGCCGTGATGCTGCACCCGCTGCACGAGGAGTTCCGCTGGCCGCTCGCCACGATCTCCGCGGCCGTCTCCGTCAACCTGATCCTCTACGGCCTCACCGCCCCGTTCGCGGCGGCGCTGATGGAGAAGTTCGGCATGCGGCGGGTGGTCAGCGGCGCGCTGCTGCTGGTGGCGGCGGGCAGCGGGCTCACCGTGTTCATGAACGCCAGCTGGCAGCTCATCCTCTGCTGGGGCGTGCTGGTCGGCCTCGGCACCGGCTCGATGGCGCTCGCGTTCGTGGCGACGGTCACCGGCCGCTGGTTCGTCAAGCGCCGCGGCCTGGTCACCGGCGTGCTGACCGCCGGGGGAGCGGCCGGGCAGCTCGTCTTCCTGCCGCTGCTGGCAACGGTCGTCGAGAAGAGCGGGTGGCGCACCGCCGCGCTGATCGTGGCGGCCGCCGCGCTCGCCGTGGTACCCCTCGTCGTGTGGCGGCTGCGCGACCACCCGTCCGACCTGGGCGTGTCCGCGTACGGCGCGGCTCCCGACGACCCGCCACCACCCCCGATGACTGGCGGCGCCGCCGCACGGGCACTCGGCGCGTTGCGCGCGGCCGCGAAGACGCGCCCGTTCTGGCTGCTGGCCGGCGGCTTCGCGATCTGCGGCGCCACCACGAACGGCCTTGTCGGCACCCACTTCATCCCCGCCGCCCACGACCACGGCATGTCCGAGACCACGGCGGCGAGCCTGCTCGCGCTGGTCGGCCTCTTCGACATCGCCGGCACGATCGCCTCCGGCTGGCTCACCGACCGGGTCGACAGCCGGGTACTGCTCGGCGCCTACTACGCCCTCCGCGGCGGCTCGCTGCTGGTGCTGCCCACCCTCTTCGCCGAGACGGTGGGCCCGAGCATGCTGGTCTTCATCATCTTCTACGGCCTGGACTGGGTGGCCACGGTCCCACCGACGGTCGCCCTCTGCCGCGAGTACTTCGGCGCCAGCGGCCCGGTCGTCTTCGGCTGGGTCTTCGCCTCACACCAGTTCGGCGCCGCCATCGCCGCGACCGGCGCCGGCCTGGTCCGCGACCAGCTCGGCACGTACGCCCTGGCCTGGTACATCGCCGGCGCCCTCTCCATCGGCGCCGCCGTGCTGTCCCTCCTGCTACGCCGCGGCGGCCGCGCCGTCCCGGTCGCCATCGAACCGCCCGCGCCGAAGATCCCCGTCGGCTGGCGCCTACGCCCCGCTGAGGACTAG
- a CDS encoding sulfite oxidase, producing the protein MDRFFVRNHTLTPRIDADAWRLRISGSGLRGGPVELTYRDLRHLPSDTITAAVECAGNGRSFFTSQQGQTVSGTAWKLGAIGVARWKGVRLSTVLKRAGLRRAAVDVQPVGLDPDFVTGGVNLGPVRRPLPLDKALHDVLLAYEMNGEPLPPDHGFPVRVVVPNWIGIASIKWLGQLEVSAEPLFSPWNTQFYRLFGPAYPTDGELVSRQTVKSAFELPWEASLAAGRQVLRGRSWSGNGRIRRVEVSTDGRTWRPARPIGHGPVWQRWELPWHPAPGAYTLRARATDVTGVTQPETVPHNTLGYLFGAIVRHPVTVV; encoded by the coding sequence GTGGACCGCTTCTTCGTGCGCAACCACACGCTGACGCCGCGCATCGACGCGGACGCCTGGCGGCTGCGGATCTCGGGCAGCGGCCTGCGCGGCGGACCGGTCGAGCTGACCTACCGCGACCTGCGCCACCTGCCGTCGGACACGATCACCGCGGCCGTCGAGTGCGCCGGCAACGGGCGCAGCTTCTTCACCAGCCAGCAGGGCCAGACCGTCTCGGGCACCGCGTGGAAGCTCGGCGCGATCGGCGTGGCCCGCTGGAAGGGTGTGCGCCTGTCCACGGTGCTCAAGCGGGCGGGCCTGCGCCGCGCGGCCGTCGACGTGCAGCCGGTCGGGCTCGACCCGGACTTCGTCACCGGCGGCGTCAACCTCGGCCCGGTGCGCCGCCCGCTGCCGCTGGACAAGGCGCTGCACGACGTGCTCCTCGCCTACGAGATGAACGGTGAGCCGCTCCCGCCCGACCACGGCTTCCCGGTGCGGGTCGTCGTGCCCAACTGGATCGGCATCGCCTCGATCAAGTGGCTGGGGCAGCTGGAGGTCTCCGCCGAGCCGCTCTTCTCGCCGTGGAACACCCAGTTCTACCGACTCTTCGGCCCGGCGTACCCCACCGATGGCGAGCTGGTGAGCCGGCAGACCGTCAAGAGCGCGTTCGAGCTGCCGTGGGAGGCGAGCCTCGCGGCCGGGCGCCAGGTGCTGCGCGGGCGCTCGTGGTCCGGCAACGGGCGCATCCGCCGCGTCGAGGTGAGCACGGACGGCCGCACCTGGCGCCCCGCGCGCCCCATCGGTCACGGGCCGGTGTGGCAGCGCTGGGAGCTTCCGTGGCACCCGGCGCCCGGCGCGTACACGCTGCGGGCGCGCGCCACCGACGTCACCGGCGTCACCCAGCCCGAGACGGTGCCGCACAACACGCTGGGGTACCTGTTCGGTGCGATCGTTCGGCATCCGGTGACCGTCGTGTAG
- a CDS encoding GlxA family transcriptional regulator, which produces MSIAPNAHRVAVLALDHVVGLDLGTPSQVLGAARDARGDRRYAVDVCTPTGGPVRSAARFQVVPDHGLDLTATADTVVVPGIHDGPPLTDGTVDPAVGEALRAAHGRGARIVSICTGSFVLAAAGLLDDRPAATHWAHADEFRVMYPKVKLDPDVLFIDDGEILTSAGVAAGIDLCLHIIRRDHGAEVANSAARRCVVPPWREGGQAQYTERPVPEIGAAGTAPTREWALARLDEPLTLSGLAGHARMSVRTFTRRFREETGVSPARWLLQQRLDRARLLLETTDLGVDQVARQSGFGTAAALRQQFQLSIGVPPTAYRRTFRGHG; this is translated from the coding sequence ATGAGCATCGCGCCGAACGCCCACCGCGTCGCCGTCCTCGCCCTCGACCACGTCGTCGGCCTCGACCTCGGCACCCCGTCCCAGGTGCTCGGCGCCGCCCGGGACGCGCGCGGCGACCGGCGGTACGCGGTGGACGTGTGCACCCCCACCGGCGGCCCGGTCCGCTCCGCCGCCCGCTTCCAGGTGGTGCCCGACCACGGCCTCGACCTGACCGCGACCGCCGACACGGTGGTCGTGCCCGGCATCCACGACGGCCCACCGCTCACCGACGGCACCGTCGACCCCGCCGTGGGCGAGGCGCTGCGGGCCGCGCACGGCCGGGGCGCGCGGATCGTGTCGATCTGCACGGGATCGTTCGTGCTGGCCGCCGCGGGGCTGCTCGACGACCGGCCGGCCGCCACCCACTGGGCGCACGCGGACGAGTTCCGCGTCATGTACCCGAAGGTCAAGCTCGACCCCGACGTGCTCTTCATCGACGACGGCGAGATCCTCACGTCGGCCGGCGTGGCCGCCGGCATCGACCTGTGCCTGCACATCATCCGCCGCGACCACGGCGCCGAGGTCGCCAACAGCGCGGCCCGCCGGTGCGTGGTGCCGCCGTGGCGGGAGGGCGGCCAGGCGCAGTACACCGAGCGCCCGGTCCCGGAGATCGGCGCGGCCGGCACCGCACCCACTCGCGAGTGGGCCCTGGCCCGCCTCGACGAGCCGCTCACGCTGAGCGGGCTGGCCGGGCACGCGCGGATGAGCGTGCGCACGTTCACGCGGCGGTTCCGCGAGGAGACCGGCGTCAGCCCCGCCCGGTGGCTGCTCCAGCAGCGGCTCGACCGTGCCCGCCTGCTGCTGGAGACCACGGACCTGGGCGTGGACCAGGTCGCCCGCCAGTCCGGCTTCGGCACGGCGGCCGCGCTGCGCCAGCAGTTCCAGCTCTCGATCGGCGTACCGCCGACCGCCTACCGCCGCACCTTCCGCGGCCACGGTTGA
- a CDS encoding oxidoreductase, translating to MRAIFAVIPAIVLAVTATPAHAAGRPSWQLAESGSTARLRGLDVVSAKVAWASGSGGTVLRTVDGGRTWRSVGPPDTADLQFRDIEAFSADRAVALSIGEGEASRVYATGDGGRTWTETFRNDEPRAFYDCMAFFDHRRGLALSDPVDGRFRIASTVDGGRSWRVLPADRMPDALAGEFAFAASGTCLVTAGPGPWAWFGTGGGATARVFATADYGRGWRVTDSPLPSGASAGIYSLAFRDPWHGIAVGGDFAAPTAAPDGAATTRDGGRGWQVARTVPGEYRSGSAWVPWRWNTALAVGPTGSDVSRDGGRTWTRFDTGSFDAVDCAFDGTCWASGEQGRLARLRHL from the coding sequence ATGAGAGCGATCTTCGCCGTGATCCCCGCCATTGTTCTCGCCGTCACCGCCACCCCCGCCCACGCGGCCGGCCGACCCTCGTGGCAGCTCGCCGAATCCGGCTCCACCGCGCGCCTGCGGGGCCTCGACGTGGTCAGCGCGAAGGTGGCGTGGGCCAGCGGTTCGGGCGGCACCGTGCTGCGCACCGTCGACGGTGGACGCACCTGGCGCTCCGTGGGCCCGCCGGACACCGCCGACCTGCAGTTCCGCGACATCGAGGCGTTCAGCGCCGACCGCGCGGTCGCCCTCTCGATCGGCGAGGGCGAGGCCTCCCGCGTGTACGCGACCGGCGACGGCGGCCGCACCTGGACCGAGACGTTCCGCAACGACGAGCCGCGCGCGTTCTACGACTGCATGGCGTTCTTCGACCACCGCCGGGGCCTCGCGCTGTCCGACCCGGTCGACGGGAGGTTCCGGATCGCGTCCACCGTGGACGGTGGGCGCTCGTGGAGGGTGCTGCCGGCCGACCGCATGCCCGACGCGCTCGCCGGCGAGTTCGCGTTCGCGGCGAGCGGCACGTGCCTGGTGACCGCCGGGCCGGGGCCGTGGGCGTGGTTCGGGACCGGGGGTGGCGCGACGGCGCGGGTCTTCGCCACCGCCGACTACGGCCGCGGCTGGAGGGTCACCGACTCGCCGCTGCCCAGCGGGGCGTCGGCGGGCATCTACTCCCTCGCGTTCCGCGACCCGTGGCACGGCATCGCGGTGGGCGGCGACTTCGCCGCGCCCACGGCCGCGCCGGACGGTGCCGCGACCACGCGCGACGGCGGCCGCGGCTGGCAGGTCGCGCGCACGGTGCCGGGGGAGTACCGCTCCGGCTCGGCGTGGGTCCCCTGGCGCTGGAACACCGCGCTCGCGGTCGGCCCGACCGGCAGCGACGTCTCGCGGGACGGCGGCCGCACGTGGACCCGCTTCGACACGGGCAGTTTCGACGCCGTGGACTGCGCTTTCGACGGCACGTGCTGGGCGTCGGGGGAGCAGGGGCGGCTGGCCAGGTTGCGCCACTTGTAA
- a CDS encoding PrsW family intramembrane metalloprotease, producing the protein MSEAYRRWAWVAVLVVGLILYLVVLRTMVSTRNPNFVPTTILLGATVVPATFLTFAAGRSGRWQVPAWLLVAAAFFGGVVGVIVAGQLEYDALRDLGALPMLFVAVIEECAKLIVPAVILALLWRRRREPADGLVIGVACGAGFAALETMGYAFTALLASGGNIGAVEETLFVRGLLAPAGHTAWTGLTAGALFALAARPSGRRVWIFLGTLLGAIVLHALWDSIGAVLGYVVLGVVSVGWLLLEMRHYRTFGEHRAPASAARRPVVAS; encoded by the coding sequence ATGAGCGAGGCGTACCGCCGGTGGGCGTGGGTCGCGGTCCTGGTGGTGGGCCTGATTCTGTACCTCGTCGTGCTCCGCACGATGGTCAGCACCAGGAACCCGAACTTCGTGCCCACCACCATCCTGCTCGGCGCGACGGTGGTACCGGCGACGTTCCTGACCTTCGCCGCGGGGCGCTCCGGCAGGTGGCAGGTGCCCGCGTGGCTCCTGGTCGCGGCCGCGTTCTTCGGCGGTGTGGTCGGCGTGATCGTGGCCGGCCAGCTCGAGTACGACGCCCTGCGCGACCTGGGCGCCCTGCCGATGCTCTTCGTCGCGGTGATCGAGGAGTGCGCCAAGCTCATCGTCCCGGCCGTGATCCTCGCCCTGCTGTGGCGCCGCCGGCGCGAGCCGGCCGACGGCCTGGTCATCGGCGTGGCCTGCGGCGCCGGGTTCGCGGCGCTGGAGACGATGGGGTACGCGTTCACCGCCCTGCTCGCCTCCGGCGGCAACATCGGCGCCGTCGAGGAGACGCTCTTCGTCCGCGGGCTGCTGGCGCCCGCCGGGCACACCGCGTGGACGGGCCTCACCGCCGGCGCGCTCTTCGCGCTCGCCGCCAGGCCGTCGGGCCGCCGGGTCTGGATCTTCCTGGGTACCCTGCTCGGCGCGATCGTGCTGCACGCCCTGTGGGACAGCATCGGGGCGGTCCTCGGGTACGTGGTGCTCGGCGTGGTCAGCGTCGGCTGGCTGCTGCTGGAGATGCGCCACTACCGCACGTTCGGCGAGCACCGCGCGCCCGCCAGCGCCGCCCGCCGCCCCGTCGTGGCCTCCTGA
- the wrbA gene encoding NAD(P)H:quinone oxidoreductase, producing the protein MEPVNVSIIYYSATGTVHALAQAVAEGAEKAGARVRLRKVRELAPQEVIDTNPAWGQHIQDSAGVTEVSHDDVAWADVVLFGTPARFGNMAGPLKAFLDTTGRLWRSGQLADKVCSAFVASSTLHGGQESALLALGNVFYHWGGIIVPPGYTDPVQFRSGNPYGTSHVSSAGPPDDVALDAARYQARRAVETAAALKAGREALAASR; encoded by the coding sequence ATGGAACCTGTCAACGTCTCGATCATCTACTACAGCGCCACCGGTACCGTGCACGCGCTGGCCCAGGCCGTCGCCGAGGGCGCGGAGAAGGCCGGCGCCCGCGTGCGCCTGCGCAAGGTGCGTGAGCTGGCACCCCAGGAGGTGATCGACACCAACCCCGCATGGGGCCAGCACATCCAGGACAGCGCCGGTGTCACCGAGGTCAGCCACGACGACGTGGCCTGGGCGGACGTGGTGCTGTTCGGCACGCCCGCCCGTTTCGGCAACATGGCCGGCCCGCTCAAGGCGTTCCTCGACACCACCGGCCGGCTGTGGCGGTCCGGGCAGCTCGCCGACAAGGTGTGCTCCGCCTTCGTCGCCAGCAGCACCCTGCACGGCGGGCAGGAGTCGGCGCTGCTCGCGCTCGGCAACGTCTTCTACCACTGGGGCGGCATCATCGTCCCGCCCGGCTACACCGATCCGGTGCAGTTCCGGTCCGGCAACCCGTACGGCACGTCGCACGTCTCCTCCGCCGGCCCGCCGGACGACGTGGCCCTGGACGCGGCCCGCTACCAGGCGCGCCGCGCCGTGGAGACCGCGGCGGCGCTCAAGGCCGGGCGCGAGGCCCTCGCCGCGTCCCGCTGA
- the sigJ gene encoding RNA polymerase sigma factor SigJ: protein MGSQPEPDDGLDAIMSERRQLINLAYRLLGSLADAEDAVQETYTRWYAMSREQQDAIESPGAWLTKVASRVCLDLLGSARVRRERYVGEWIPEPLPDSAEWTTGRPAGDPADRITLDESVNMAFLVVLESMTPAERVAFVLHDVFRYSFAEVAEIVGRTPAACRKLASSARHRIDVSQPPATPTTRRAAVVRDFKRAWEAGDIEALIALLDPAVLAVGDGGGLVSAMLHPVEGGEPVARYFADLAPRIRDMTLLERTVNGQPGLVAQLDGATATVIAFEVAGARITHIWAVRNPEKLRPWTT from the coding sequence ATGGGCAGCCAACCGGAGCCGGACGACGGCCTCGACGCGATCATGAGTGAGCGGCGACAGCTGATCAACCTCGCGTACCGCCTGCTCGGCTCGCTCGCCGACGCCGAGGACGCGGTGCAGGAGACGTACACCCGCTGGTACGCGATGTCCCGCGAGCAGCAGGACGCGATCGAGTCCCCCGGCGCCTGGCTCACCAAGGTCGCCAGCCGCGTCTGCCTGGACCTGCTCGGCTCGGCCCGGGTGCGGCGCGAGCGGTACGTCGGCGAGTGGATCCCCGAGCCCCTGCCGGACAGCGCCGAGTGGACGACCGGCCGCCCCGCCGGCGACCCGGCCGACCGCATCACGCTGGACGAGTCGGTCAACATGGCGTTCCTGGTGGTGCTGGAGTCGATGACGCCGGCCGAGCGGGTGGCGTTCGTCCTGCACGACGTGTTCCGCTACTCGTTCGCCGAGGTGGCCGAGATCGTCGGCCGCACCCCGGCCGCCTGCCGCAAGCTGGCCTCCTCGGCCCGCCACCGCATCGACGTCTCCCAACCGCCCGCCACCCCCACGACCCGCCGCGCCGCCGTGGTCCGCGACTTCAAGCGCGCGTGGGAGGCCGGCGACATCGAGGCCCTCATCGCCCTCCTCGACCCCGCCGTGCTCGCGGTCGGCGACGGCGGCGGCCTGGTCAGCGCCATGCTGCACCCGGTCGAGGGCGGCGAGCCGGTCGCCCGCTACTTCGCCGACCTCGCCCCGAGGATCCGCGACATGACGCTGCTGGAGCGCACCGTCAACGGCCAGCCCGGCCTGGTCGCCCAACTGGACGGCGCGACCGCGACGGTGATCGCCTTCGAGGTGGCCGGCGCCCGGATCACCCACATCTGGGCCGTACGCAACCCCGAAAAGCTCCGCCCCTGGACCACCTGA